A part of Paenibacillus sp. IHBB 10380 genomic DNA contains:
- a CDS encoding formylglycine-generating enzyme family protein: MVKIPAGEIELRDDRIQTTWTVEVNSFVLAPVPVTKALYYSIVQKTVGSNDEPQVPVVDVSWNDAILFCNLLSQHSSLKEYYLVSDNGESVVCNWEADGYRLPTEAEWQYACKAGTVGYRYGELDEIAWYHENSEGMVHEVGKKLPNAWGLYDMLGNVWEWCWDLYDVKVYDSYRIFRGGSWAEEARGCGATCRRRSHPTFRIDDLGFRLARSL, from the coding sequence ATGGTGAAAATTCCTGCAGGTGAAATTGAATTAAGGGACGATCGAATACAGACTACATGGACGGTTGAGGTGAATTCTTTTGTGCTTGCACCGGTTCCTGTTACGAAGGCGTTATATTACTCGATCGTGCAAAAGACAGTTGGATCTAATGACGAACCTCAGGTTCCGGTTGTGGATGTATCATGGAATGATGCTATTCTCTTTTGTAATTTGCTTTCTCAGCACTCGAGTCTTAAGGAATATTACTTGGTAAGTGATAATGGTGAGAGTGTCGTCTGTAACTGGGAGGCGGATGGTTATCGTCTTCCTACAGAAGCGGAATGGCAGTATGCGTGTAAAGCAGGAACGGTTGGCTATCGGTACGGCGAGCTTGATGAAATAGCTTGGTATCATGAAAACTCTGAGGGCATGGTACATGAGGTAGGTAAAAAGCTGCCGAATGCGTGGGGACTCTATGATATGTTAGGAAATGTTTGGGAGTGGTGTTGGGATTTATACGATGTGAAAGTATATGATTCCTACAGAATTTTCCGCGGTGGTAGCTGGGCGGAAGAGGCTAGGGGCTGTGGGGCGACGTGCCGCCGCCGGAGTCACCCTACGTTTCGAATTGATGATCTCGGCTTTCGTCTTGCTAGGTCCCTGTAA
- a CDS encoding BtrH N-terminal domain-containing protein has product MIIERFIPFTGEHCETTAMGNLLSHADIRLSEPILFGIGEGLGFIYWDMKGMDFPFIGGRIKPDELTARIASRLNLTLTIKETASVTKAWNNIKVNIDRGVPIGLKLDCYHLDYFTNKIHFAAHYVAMYGYDDEYAYMMDTSQQGGVVKTRLETLALARNEKGSMSSKNLSFAIEKTTDFPPLASVIRASISSNAYHYLNPPIRNIGLKGIEKMSAEILKWPSRSQNMAHDLCLTALLMEKGGTGGAFFRNLYRDFLKESMEICGDSKMERAYLSFIEIASLWNEVSICIDKAGRTGHMDDLKQASELLLHIARKEKEAMELLLGL; this is encoded by the coding sequence ATGATCATAGAACGTTTTATTCCATTCACGGGGGAGCATTGTGAGACGACGGCCATGGGCAATCTGCTTTCCCATGCAGACATTCGGTTGTCTGAACCGATTTTGTTCGGAATCGGAGAAGGTTTGGGGTTTATTTACTGGGATATGAAAGGGATGGATTTTCCGTTTATCGGAGGTAGGATTAAGCCGGATGAACTGACAGCCCGGATTGCGTCCCGTCTAAACCTGACCCTCACGATAAAGGAAACCGCCTCTGTGACGAAAGCGTGGAACAATATCAAAGTAAACATTGATCGCGGTGTTCCCATAGGATTAAAATTAGATTGTTATCACTTGGATTATTTCACTAACAAAATTCATTTTGCAGCACATTATGTTGCCATGTACGGATACGATGACGAATACGCTTATATGATGGATACATCCCAACAGGGAGGCGTGGTCAAGACACGCTTGGAGACGTTGGCGCTGGCTAGAAATGAAAAGGGATCCATGAGTTCCAAAAATCTCTCCTTCGCGATCGAAAAAACAACCGATTTCCCGCCACTGGCTTCTGTCATTCGAGCGTCCATTTCAAGCAACGCCTATCATTATTTGAATCCGCCGATCCGCAATATTGGATTAAAAGGGATCGAAAAAATGAGCGCCGAAATACTCAAGTGGCCTTCCCGAAGCCAAAACATGGCCCATGATTTATGTTTGACAGCATTACTCATGGAAAAAGGGGGGACGGGTGGTGCGTTTTTTCGCAATTTATACAGGGACTTTCTCAAGGAAAGCATGGAAATATGCGGCGATTCAAAAATGGAGCGAGCCTACTTATCGTTCATAGAAATTGCTTCACTATGGAACGAAGTTTCTATTTGTATAGACAAAGCGGGAAGGACGGGACATATGGACGATCTAAAACAAGCATCCGAACTTTTGCTGCATATCGCCCGGAAAGAAAAAGAAGCGATGGAACTTTTATTGGGGCTTTGA
- a CDS encoding 50S ribosomal protein L25 gives MTTLFQAEERTHLNTSGLRNLRKGGRLPGVVFGRNTKNEMIHISTIEFQKWLKRGAVGFIELQLEGKESLSVLLEELQHDPVTRNLLHVDFQQVQPNEIIRTKLALKITGTPIGTKQGGVVQIQSEFVEVEALPRYLPNAIEFDIGGMNIGESLLVSDLDLPAEVTVISGGNELLLSVVKP, from the coding sequence ATGACAACATTATTTCAAGCAGAGGAACGCACACATCTAAATACATCCGGGCTTCGGAACCTACGTAAAGGAGGACGTCTTCCTGGCGTTGTCTTCGGTAGAAATACGAAGAATGAGATGATTCATATTTCAACAATAGAGTTTCAGAAATGGTTAAAGCGTGGTGCAGTTGGTTTTATCGAGTTACAGCTTGAAGGAAAAGAATCTTTATCCGTATTATTGGAGGAACTACAGCATGATCCAGTAACACGGAATTTGTTGCATGTTGATTTCCAACAAGTACAACCCAACGAAATCATACGCACAAAGCTAGCGTTGAAGATCACGGGCACACCAATTGGTACAAAGCAAGGCGGAGTCGTACAAATTCAGAGCGAGTTCGTTGAAGTAGAGGCCTTGCCGAGATATTTGCCGAATGCGATAGAGTTTGATATCGGTGGTATGAACATCGGGGAATCATTGCTTGTAAGTGACTTGGATTTGCCAGCAGAAGTGACGGTCATTTCTGGAGGGAATGAGCTTCTCCTATCCGTCGTAAAGCCTTAA
- a CDS encoding AAA family ATPase — MYLSEVRITNFRKFGQGTDGEPGLALSLNKGLNVFIGENDAGKTTVIDAIKFVLLTQSREYSRLEKEDFHGTSSEMKIECIFKGFTINQAKDFLEWIAIDLDREYTLRVFLSAKRDVKGKILIDDIRAGNDNEGQILHSKARDLLRAIYLKPLRDAENELAARRNSRLSQIFLSHPEFSVGDEHRLVGIIKDANQQIKEYFDYDDVTSEEKKILKSLNTFLMKFSDNKNLLKSNIELAAVNLKMILEKIDLLLVNTKSGLGSLNQLYIAAELLLLQIEKTEGINIALIEEIEAHLHPQAQIRVIDYLQELSEDSKSPMQILLTTHSVTLASSIKLNNLIIFTEDKAYSLAEGNTKLHRGDYRFLERFLDSTKANLFFAKGIIIVEGDAENLLLPTLADKLGKSFTKNGVSIVNVGSTAMLRYSKIFVRESDPQMVLPVAIITDCDEKVSRVDKDSDTIIMLSDRNPKVTKNVREIKYSDGNVKAYVSNEWTLEFDVACSYLKKELFAAILMAKDYINQDKALTEERKTKKIKDSSDYITEAEKKISEWNFDDSFELASNIVRDVVLKKNISKAVVAQCFSEILKERIFTTEDIRVIRSDIYLKYLIDAIDYVTGV, encoded by the coding sequence ATGTATCTATCAGAAGTGAGAATTACAAACTTTAGAAAATTTGGTCAAGGAACTGACGGAGAACCTGGATTGGCTCTTAGCCTGAATAAAGGTTTAAATGTTTTTATTGGTGAGAATGATGCTGGTAAAACTACAGTGATTGATGCCATAAAGTTCGTGTTGTTGACTCAAAGTAGAGAGTATTCCAGATTGGAAAAAGAAGATTTTCACGGTACATCAAGTGAAATGAAGATTGAGTGTATTTTTAAAGGTTTTACTATAAATCAGGCAAAGGATTTTTTGGAATGGATCGCAATTGATTTAGATAGAGAATACACTCTTCGCGTTTTTTTAAGCGCCAAAAGAGATGTTAAAGGGAAAATACTAATTGATGATATACGTGCAGGAAATGATAATGAGGGGCAGATTTTACATAGCAAGGCGCGTGACTTACTTAGAGCTATTTATCTTAAGCCTCTAAGAGATGCTGAAAATGAGCTTGCCGCTAGAAGGAATTCAAGATTGTCTCAAATTTTTCTTTCGCATCCAGAATTCTCGGTGGGGGATGAACATAGATTAGTTGGGATTATCAAGGATGCTAATCAGCAAATTAAAGAGTACTTCGATTATGACGATGTGACTAGTGAAGAAAAAAAGATATTGAAATCACTTAACACATTTTTAATGAAATTCTCTGATAATAAAAATTTGTTGAAGTCAAATATAGAGTTAGCCGCAGTTAACCTTAAAATGATACTAGAAAAGATTGATCTTTTACTAGTCAATACGAAATCTGGCTTAGGTTCACTTAATCAATTATATATAGCAGCAGAGTTATTACTATTACAGATCGAAAAGACGGAAGGCATCAACATTGCTTTGATTGAAGAAATAGAAGCACATTTACATCCGCAGGCTCAGATAAGGGTCATTGATTACTTGCAAGAATTAAGCGAGGATAGTAAGTCTCCTATGCAGATACTCCTGACAACACACAGTGTTACATTGGCTTCAAGTATAAAGTTGAATAACTTGATCATTTTTACTGAAGACAAAGCTTACTCTCTAGCTGAGGGTAATACCAAACTACATAGAGGAGACTATAGATTTTTAGAGAGATTCTTAGACTCCACTAAAGCAAATTTGTTTTTTGCAAAGGGTATCATTATTGTCGAAGGAGACGCAGAGAATTTATTACTCCCAACTTTGGCTGATAAACTTGGAAAATCCTTTACTAAAAATGGAGTTTCAATAGTTAATGTAGGAAGTACCGCAATGCTAAGATATTCAAAAATATTTGTGAGAGAATCTGACCCTCAAATGGTTCTACCTGTTGCAATTATTACTGATTGTGATGAGAAGGTCTCTAGGGTCGATAAAGATTCCGATACTATTATTATGCTTTCGGATAGAAATCCGAAAGTAACAAAAAATGTTAGAGAAATAAAATATAGTGATGGCAATGTTAAAGCTTATGTTTCTAATGAGTGGACTCTTGAATTTGACGTAGCTTGTAGTTATTTAAAAAAAGAGTTGTTTGCAGCTATTCTAATGGCAAAAGATTATATCAATCAAGATAAAGCCTTAACAGAAGAAAGAAAAACAAAAAAGATCAAAGATTCAAGTGATTATATTACAGAAGCTGAAAAAAAGATAAGTGAATGGAATTTTGATGATTCGTTTGAACTGGCTTCAAATATTGTTAGAGATGTAGTGCTAAAGAAAAATATTTCAAAAGCTGTAGTAGCTCAATGTTTTTCTGAAATCTTAAAAGAACGTATTTTCACAACTGAGGACATTCGAGTTATTAGAAGTGACATCTATCTAAAGTATTTAATTGATGCTATTGATTACGTGACAGGAGTTTAG
- a CDS encoding LysR family transcriptional regulator gives MDLKELTAFQTIIQEGNFSKAAAKLNYAQSTITNQVQRLEKELGIKLFKRGWDSELTASGQIFAAEIDKLIQHWNYVSEQAKALQKEEIGTLSVGGLESLTEQALPNALRRFREHKPNVSCHFTIGNTDSLSRGVLQHQLDFAICGEPADSSFFRFEPLYSEKISFIVANNHPLAGRDGISFEKLFDYPMIIGGNTCLYYLHLSKQFSRYTETPFLYTVSQISAIPGFVQRIPSVGAVLNSTPLPPNVVSIRVELKDFFIPVGLLQSRNDEYVSSSKNLLMQYIKEEISHNRRKN, from the coding sequence ATGGACTTAAAGGAACTAACCGCGTTTCAAACGATTATCCAAGAAGGAAACTTCTCAAAAGCCGCCGCAAAACTGAATTATGCACAGTCTACGATTACGAACCAAGTCCAGCGTCTGGAGAAGGAGTTGGGCATCAAACTTTTCAAACGAGGATGGGATTCGGAGCTAACGGCTTCCGGACAAATTTTTGCCGCAGAAATTGACAAACTCATTCAACATTGGAACTATGTTTCAGAACAAGCAAAAGCTCTGCAAAAAGAGGAGATCGGCACCCTAAGTGTCGGAGGATTGGAATCATTGACGGAGCAAGCGCTACCCAACGCGCTTCGCCGATTTCGGGAGCATAAACCTAATGTATCGTGTCACTTTACCATCGGGAACACAGACTCCCTCTCTCGTGGGGTACTTCAGCATCAATTGGACTTTGCCATATGCGGAGAACCTGCCGATTCGTCTTTTTTTCGGTTCGAACCGCTATATAGCGAGAAGATCTCCTTTATCGTTGCGAACAATCATCCCTTAGCGGGAAGAGACGGAATATCCTTCGAGAAGCTGTTTGACTATCCAATGATCATCGGCGGAAATACCTGCTTATATTATTTGCATTTATCCAAACAATTCTCCCGTTACACCGAAACTCCTTTTCTGTATACGGTGAGCCAGATCTCGGCCATTCCCGGGTTCGTCCAACGAATTCCTTCTGTAGGAGCCGTTCTCAATTCTACGCCGTTACCGCCGAACGTCGTGAGTATCCGCGTTGAACTGAAGGATTTCTTCATCCCGGTCGGCCTGCTGCAATCACGTAACGACGAGTATGTTTCCTCATCCAAAAATCTTTTGATGCAATATATAAAAGAGGAAATCAGTCATAATAGAAGAAAAAACTAA
- a CDS encoding UvrD-helicase domain-containing protein, which produces MYKLSVTDEDIEYAARVLNLPSGFDVPRVNAIKCMESRDIVACPGSGKTTVLLAKLIILARHVPLQNNKGICIITHTNVAIDEIKERLGDKASELLSYPNFVGTLHSFISKFIANPAFVNFYSSRISRVFEGEDYKSRLLRKFKSLYPPFSGSKLDRFLYGKLNQKLKDSKDNIAILKAKEDLLLSLELHYIDNIIYQVSFNKKTSAIKNPNTESYKEYVRLIDELLNEGVSSYNDLQGLALKYAIEFEKELSRIFSERFSFVFVDEMQDTSSLQLEILNKVFDKQKVVFQCFGDPQQTIYESEDKGCSWQPREPLFIKNSNRMSKSIAKVADVVALQPYDMQGREEQRADLHSPVIITYKDDDVSHVLETFAKLIIKYQLNERDSSTFKAVGMVKARNEGLSITSYFPEFDKQDVKKKVNKDFSELQSYLVKLEKEVVNREGVKAYYHRFILAILRYLRIRDIRTNEGRFFSNVSFLKYLREEDERLYKAIHKYFARIVLKIEEGKSVLISFKYIIALIVNRLFNHEVDLRNDQFIEGTASSPTLVVGETKENVYTFNNLSIEIDSVHGVKGQTHTATLYLETFYFSKTNESIIEYLTGGQKSNIEVHLEKHIRVAYVAMTRPTDLLCIVLNETVYLENKEQLKRLGWEHQMDVLQE; this is translated from the coding sequence ATGTATAAGTTAAGTGTAACAGATGAAGACATTGAATACGCAGCGAGAGTTCTGAATTTACCGAGTGGTTTTGATGTGCCAAGAGTTAATGCTATAAAATGCATGGAGAGTAGAGATATAGTCGCTTGTCCAGGTAGTGGAAAAACAACAGTCTTACTCGCTAAGTTAATTATTTTGGCAAGGCATGTACCCTTACAAAATAATAAAGGGATATGTATTATTACTCATACTAACGTAGCAATTGATGAAATAAAAGAGAGGTTAGGCGACAAAGCCAGTGAACTGCTCTCATATCCTAATTTTGTTGGAACATTGCATTCATTTATCAGCAAGTTTATAGCCAATCCCGCATTTGTTAATTTTTATTCTTCAAGAATATCAAGGGTATTTGAAGGTGAAGATTACAAATCTCGACTATTAAGAAAATTTAAATCTTTGTATCCTCCATTTTCGGGAAGTAAACTGGATAGATTTCTATACGGAAAGTTAAATCAAAAGTTAAAAGATTCAAAGGATAACATTGCTATATTAAAGGCTAAAGAAGATTTACTCCTGTCACTGGAACTTCATTATATTGATAACATTATTTACCAAGTATCATTCAACAAAAAAACTAGCGCAATAAAAAATCCAAATACTGAATCCTACAAAGAGTATGTAAGATTAATAGATGAACTTCTGAATGAAGGAGTATCCTCTTATAATGATCTACAAGGACTCGCACTGAAGTATGCAATTGAATTTGAAAAGGAATTGTCAAGGATCTTTTCGGAACGGTTCTCATTTGTTTTTGTAGATGAAATGCAAGATACTAGTTCTCTTCAATTGGAGATATTAAATAAGGTTTTTGATAAGCAGAAAGTTGTTTTTCAATGTTTTGGCGATCCTCAGCAAACAATTTATGAATCTGAAGACAAGGGATGTTCATGGCAACCAAGGGAGCCTCTGTTCATTAAAAATAGTAATCGAATGAGTAAAAGTATAGCAAAAGTTGCAGATGTCGTAGCTCTGCAACCTTATGATATGCAGGGGAGAGAAGAACAAAGAGCTGACTTGCATTCACCAGTGATTATTACATATAAAGATGATGATGTATCACATGTTCTTGAGACTTTCGCCAAGCTAATCATTAAGTATCAACTGAATGAACGGGATTCTTCAACATTTAAAGCTGTTGGTATGGTTAAAGCGAGGAATGAAGGATTATCAATCACCAGTTATTTCCCTGAATTTGATAAGCAAGATGTTAAAAAGAAAGTTAATAAAGATTTTTCTGAACTTCAAAGTTATTTGGTAAAGCTTGAAAAGGAAGTAGTTAACAGAGAAGGTGTTAAGGCTTACTACCATCGATTTATTCTAGCAATCCTAAGATATCTAAGGATTAGAGATATCAGGACTAATGAAGGTAGATTTTTTTCGAACGTCTCTTTTCTGAAATATTTACGTGAAGAAGATGAGAGGTTGTATAAAGCAATCCACAAATACTTTGCAAGAATAGTGCTGAAAATAGAGGAAGGAAAATCTGTACTAATAAGCTTTAAGTATATTATAGCTTTAATAGTAAATCGATTGTTTAATCATGAGGTTGACCTTCGGAATGATCAATTTATAGAAGGAACTGCTAGCTCCCCAACTTTAGTCGTTGGAGAGACTAAAGAGAACGTATACACCTTTAATAACTTAAGTATTGAGATAGACAGTGTACATGGAGTTAAAGGGCAAACTCATACAGCTACGTTATATTTGGAAACCTTTTATTTCTCAAAAACGAATGAAAGTATCATTGAATATTTAACTGGAGGGCAGAAATCAAACATAGAAGTACATTTAGAAAAACACATACGAGTTGCGTATGTTGCTATGACGAGACCCACTGATTTACTATGCATTGTACTTAATGAAACAGTTTATTTAGAAAACAAAGAACAGTTAAAAAGATTGGGTTGGGAACATCAAATGGATGTGCTACAGGAGTGA
- a CDS encoding carboxymuconolactone decarboxylase family protein → MKHHKIVSNARELFGDIAPTFVRYSEEVLFEDVWRREQLSLRERSLLTVSALVAGGLTEQLHYHLHLAQENGLTEEELIEAMTHLAFYAGWPRAAAAIQVAKDVFQGNTEG, encoded by the coding sequence ATGAAGCATCATAAAATAGTATCGAACGCCCGTGAATTGTTTGGGGATATTGCCCCTACTTTCGTGCGTTATTCGGAAGAAGTGCTCTTCGAGGACGTTTGGAGGAGAGAACAATTATCGCTTCGGGAACGAAGTCTCCTTACGGTATCCGCGCTAGTCGCAGGAGGACTTACAGAGCAGCTTCATTATCATCTCCATCTGGCCCAAGAGAACGGTCTGACCGAAGAAGAGCTGATTGAAGCGATGACCCATCTCGCATTTTATGCGGGCTGGCCGCGTGCCGCAGCTGCGATACAGGTTGCCAAGGATGTATTCCAAGGGAACACGGAAGGATGA
- a CDS encoding tautomerase family protein, with amino-acid sequence MPFVRVSYLENKYDTQQLPIISDVIMSALIEYFNVPEDDFFQVFHAHKASEFYYSKNYLNIRRTDGLLYIQITLKSGRSTEQKQSFYRELAERLSNTLTIRKEDVFVVLVDTEFEDWTFGNGVAQMIERPGKEREALE; translated from the coding sequence ATGCCATTTGTAAGAGTGAGTTATTTGGAAAACAAATACGATACACAGCAGCTGCCCATCATTAGTGATGTGATCATGAGTGCTCTAATTGAGTATTTCAACGTGCCGGAAGACGATTTTTTTCAAGTGTTTCATGCACACAAAGCAAGCGAGTTTTATTATAGTAAGAATTACTTGAACATAAGACGAACGGATGGATTGCTCTATATTCAAATCACGCTAAAATCCGGAAGAAGCACGGAACAGAAACAAAGCTTTTACAGAGAGTTGGCTGAACGCTTGTCGAACACACTCACCATCAGGAAAGAAGACGTATTTGTCGTGTTGGTTGATACGGAATTCGAGGACTGGACATTCGGCAACGGGGTTGCGCAAATGATCGAACGTCCAGGTAAGGAGAGGGAGGCATTAGAATGA
- a CDS encoding SDR family NAD(P)-dependent oxidoreductase, translating into MIDKIVIVTGANSGIGKAATLRFATEGYRVIMASRNMETSKVVQKEITEVSNNTNVDLMELDVSSFDSIRTFCSDVKAKYPRVDILIHNAAYLNHGEKEYKLSPEHIELSFATNTFGPFLMTHLLADHLEKSQDPRILNACTTNIKNFFDPKRNIDFDNLCGEFRNIRRYSAYKMYGDSKMALLILTFKMAEQFKSRGIKVNALQINRVKLSKETINKLSSVWKVLAWTQNLTNPLPSGMADNYFNICTLDEFSNVTGQLINHKREFIQPSTSEKGIAQLKNIFGSGSYPKYASDSQNAEKIWNLSTKLTKH; encoded by the coding sequence ATGATTGATAAGATCGTTATTGTTACAGGAGCAAATTCGGGGATAGGTAAAGCAGCAACTCTAAGATTTGCGACCGAAGGATATCGTGTTATCATGGCTTCCCGTAACATGGAAACTAGTAAAGTAGTACAAAAAGAAATCACAGAAGTTTCAAACAACACTAATGTAGATCTGATGGAGCTTGATGTTTCTTCTTTTGATTCTATTCGTACATTCTGCTCAGATGTTAAAGCCAAATACCCTCGTGTGGACATCTTAATACATAATGCCGCTTACTTAAATCATGGCGAAAAAGAATATAAACTTAGCCCGGAACATATCGAATTGTCATTTGCTACGAATACATTTGGCCCTTTTTTAATGACTCATTTATTAGCAGATCATCTTGAAAAATCGCAAGATCCGAGAATCCTTAACGCTTGCACGACAAATATCAAAAATTTCTTCGATCCGAAAAGGAACATCGACTTCGATAATTTGTGTGGTGAATTCCGGAATATACGACGTTATAGCGCATATAAGATGTACGGTGACTCGAAAATGGCGTTATTGATCTTAACCTTCAAGATGGCAGAACAATTTAAAAGCCGGGGGATTAAAGTTAATGCTCTTCAGATAAACCGTGTGAAACTATCAAAAGAAACGATTAATAAACTAAGCTCTGTTTGGAAAGTACTTGCATGGACTCAAAATCTGACTAATCCTTTACCATCTGGCATGGCAGATAACTATTTTAATATTTGCACTTTGGATGAATTCAGCAATGTTACAGGTCAGTTAATTAACCATAAGAGAGAGTTTATTCAGCCATCCACAAGCGAAAAAGGCATTGCACAATTGAAGAACATATTCGGTTCGGGAAGTTATCCCAAATACGCGAGCGATAGTCAAAATGCTGAAAAAATATGGAATTTGAGCACCAAGCTAACTAAACACTAG
- a CDS encoding AAA family ATPase → MLKIENLYIQNINSLDRVDIKFNKGFNIICGQNGTGKTTILNCILASFRRKKLGILNVNTMGNHGFWEIDYYNNDRLNSRVHYIHNDDDLNYSQHIKGDKLISSNYIISFSVNNRHMNAQNFGVNSLKQWLYKNYYRSDLTDSKENNFSLVKECFSMIDPNIVFHKIEEVIDERKLMKNQYRVDVSHSIELFVRNHRGIIKIDQMSSGYQSVLVILLSLVRKIESLDRFGVSVYNFEGILLIDEIDLYLHPEWQKKLIEIIRWLLPNAQIITTTHSPHVIQSAKPGEIIPLGIDKYGEVYIRDLPDSSEFGYQGWTIEEILMDVMGLKETRSDEYKKAIKEFDKAMDNEDSNRTVKSYRRLENMLHPNNPSLKILRLQIASIGGLENDTDK, encoded by the coding sequence GTGTTAAAAATCGAAAATCTGTATATACAAAATATTAATAGTCTTGATAGGGTTGATATTAAATTTAATAAAGGGTTTAACATTATATGTGGTCAAAATGGAACGGGAAAAACTACAATTTTGAATTGCATTTTAGCTTCGTTTAGAAGAAAAAAATTAGGGATATTAAATGTGAATACGATGGGAAATCACGGTTTTTGGGAGATCGATTACTATAATAACGATAGATTAAATAGTAGAGTTCATTATATCCATAATGATGACGATTTAAATTATTCTCAACATATTAAGGGTGATAAGTTAATCAGTTCCAACTATATAATTAGTTTCTCAGTAAATAATAGACACATGAATGCTCAGAACTTTGGAGTCAATTCTTTGAAGCAATGGTTGTACAAAAATTACTATCGTTCAGATTTAACAGATTCTAAAGAAAATAATTTTTCTCTCGTAAAAGAATGCTTCAGTATGATCGATCCAAATATAGTATTTCACAAAATTGAAGAAGTTATAGATGAAAGAAAGTTAATGAAGAATCAATACAGAGTAGATGTTAGCCATTCAATTGAATTGTTTGTGCGAAATCACAGAGGAATTATTAAAATTGATCAGATGTCATCAGGCTATCAATCCGTTTTGGTGATACTTCTAAGTTTGGTCAGGAAAATTGAATCCTTGGATCGATTCGGTGTTAGTGTTTACAATTTTGAAGGAATTCTCTTAATTGATGAAATAGATTTATATCTTCATCCTGAATGGCAAAAAAAACTTATTGAGATAATAAGATGGCTACTTCCTAATGCTCAAATAATTACAACAACACATAGTCCCCATGTTATACAATCAGCAAAACCAGGTGAAATTATTCCTTTAGGCATTGATAAGTATGGAGAAGTTTATATCCGAGATTTGCCCGATAGTAGCGAATTTGGGTATCAAGGATGGACTATTGAAGAGATTCTTATGGATGTAATGGGATTGAAGGAAACAAGATCAGACGAGTATAAAAAGGCTATAAAAGAATTTGATAAAGCTATGGATAATGAAGATAGTAACAGAACGGTGAAGTCTTATAGAAGATTAGAAAATATGTTACATCCCAATAATCCATCACTAAAAATACTTAGATTACAGATAGCTTCAATTGGGGGATTAGAAAATGATACGGATAAATAG
- a CDS encoding helix-turn-helix transcriptional regulator — protein MKQLSNVELVLLQIIAESKQTSGYEINKLIEKRGYREWAKIGTTSIYAGLQKLKEKRLIQSESPTDKFGKGPLPVKFAITENGKQLLRIEIIDCLSSTRERDNRFDLGIAALPLIHKEEAIEALKKRDEFLRETSLHIRGQYEAQGGEKLPLHVWALFLHPISLIETELQFIAELISKLEGGATR, from the coding sequence GTGAAACAACTTTCCAACGTGGAATTGGTGCTACTACAAATCATCGCGGAGTCTAAACAAACGTCTGGGTATGAAATTAATAAGCTGATAGAGAAGAGAGGATACAGGGAATGGGCTAAAATTGGCACTACTTCCATCTACGCTGGCTTGCAGAAGCTGAAGGAGAAGCGGCTGATTCAATCAGAAAGCCCCACCGATAAATTCGGTAAAGGTCCCTTGCCAGTCAAATTTGCGATCACGGAAAACGGAAAACAATTGCTGCGCATTGAAATCATTGATTGCTTATCTTCCACACGGGAGAGGGACAACCGGTTCGATCTCGGAATTGCAGCTTTACCTTTAATTCACAAAGAGGAGGCTATAGAAGCATTAAAGAAACGGGATGAATTTTTGCGAGAAACGTCGCTGCATATCAGAGGGCAATATGAAGCTCAAGGAGGAGAGAAGTTGCCGCTGCACGTTTGGGCTTTGTTTCTTCACCCGATAAGTCTCATTGAAACAGAACTGCAATTTATCGCTGAGTTGATAAGCAAGTTGGAAGGAGGAGCCACTCGATGA